Proteins found in one Lysinibacillus fusiformis genomic segment:
- the gcvPB gene encoding aminomethyl-transferring glycine dehydrogenase subunit GcvPB: MHNENQTLIFEISKEGRVGYNLEALDVPEVDLADLLPANLVRTEAAELPEVSELDIMRHYTALSRRNHGVDSGFYPLGSCTMKYNPKINEAVARLSGFANVHPLQDESTAQGAMELLYDLQTSLVEITGMDEVTLQPAAGAHGEWTALMMIRAFHEANGEGHRNKVIVPDSAHGTNPASATVAGFETITVKSDENGLVDIEDLRKVVGADTAALMLTNPNTLGLFEENIIEMAELIHSVGGKVYYDGANLNAVMSKARPGDMGFDCVHLNLHKTFTGPHGGGGPGSGPVGVKADLIPFLPKPVLVRTEEGTYHFDYDRPQSIGRVKPYYGNFGINVRAYTYIRTMGPDGLKAVTEYAVLNANYMMRRLEPFYELPYNRHCKHEFVLSGRRQKKLGVRTLDIAKRLLDFGYHPPTTYFPLNVEEALMIEPTETESKETLDAFCDVMIQIAKEAEENPSIVQEAPHTTVVSRLDETRAARTPVLRYQKA, from the coding sequence ATGCATAACGAAAATCAAACACTCATTTTTGAAATTTCAAAAGAAGGTCGCGTTGGCTATAATTTAGAAGCACTAGATGTACCTGAGGTAGACCTAGCAGATTTATTACCTGCAAACTTAGTACGTACAGAGGCAGCAGAACTACCTGAAGTGTCTGAGCTTGATATTATGCGTCATTATACAGCACTTTCTCGTAGAAACCATGGGGTAGACTCTGGCTTCTATCCGCTTGGCTCTTGTACGATGAAATATAATCCGAAAATTAACGAAGCAGTTGCACGTCTTTCAGGCTTTGCCAATGTTCACCCATTACAGGATGAATCAACAGCACAAGGGGCAATGGAGCTTCTTTATGACCTTCAAACTTCTTTAGTAGAAATTACAGGGATGGATGAAGTGACATTACAACCTGCTGCAGGTGCTCATGGTGAATGGACAGCGTTAATGATGATTCGTGCATTCCATGAAGCAAATGGCGAAGGTCACCGTAACAAAGTCATCGTTCCTGACTCGGCTCACGGTACAAACCCAGCATCAGCGACAGTAGCAGGCTTTGAAACAATTACTGTTAAATCGGATGAAAATGGCTTAGTTGATATCGAAGACCTTCGCAAAGTAGTAGGTGCTGATACAGCTGCGCTAATGCTAACTAACCCGAATACACTAGGCTTATTTGAAGAAAACATTATCGAAATGGCAGAGCTTATTCACTCTGTAGGCGGTAAAGTGTACTATGATGGTGCGAACCTCAATGCCGTTATGAGTAAAGCACGTCCTGGCGATATGGGCTTTGACTGTGTACATTTAAATCTGCACAAAACATTTACAGGTCCACATGGTGGCGGTGGTCCAGGTTCTGGTCCAGTAGGCGTAAAAGCAGATTTAATTCCATTCCTACCAAAACCAGTTCTAGTGAGAACAGAAGAAGGAACATACCACTTCGATTACGATCGTCCACAATCTATCGGGCGCGTAAAACCTTACTATGGTAACTTTGGTATCAATGTTCGTGCTTATACGTACATTCGTACAATGGGGCCGGATGGTTTAAAAGCTGTTACAGAATATGCTGTATTAAACGCAAACTACATGATGCGTCGCTTAGAGCCATTCTACGAACTGCCATATAACCGTCACTGTAAACACGAATTTGTCTTATCAGGTCGTCGTCAGAAGAAACTGGGCGTTCGTACATTAGATATCGCAAAACGTCTGTTAGACTTTGGCTATCATCCACCAACAACATACTTCCCATTAAATGTGGAAGAGGCATTAATGATCGAGCCAACAGAAACAGAATCAAAAGAAACATTAGATGCATTCTGTGATGTGATGATTCAAATTGCCAAAGAAGCAGAAGAAAATCCATCAATCGTTCAAGAAGCACCTCATACAACAGTCGTATCTCGTCTAGACGAAACACGCGCTGCTCGTACACCAGTGCTACGCTATCAAAAAGCATAA
- a CDS encoding ADP-ribosylglycohydrolase family protein has translation MVGSKMRERVFATLYGGIVGDLMGVPVEFKKRGTFHVQDVIGYGTYNQPPGTWSDDTSLTLCLVKNIIEKGNTTHLMDKFVRYMEEGYLTPFGEMFDIGITTAEAVSNYKKGVLPEHCGKTGEFDNGNGTLMRIAPLVFVVMNEFDFSKRKALIQQYTEITHAHPRSIVGSIIYIELLLSLYRNNSLEAALVEIFSLLENHLQDELKAELNTYTRIFHDNFFSIPEDDIHSSGYIVHSLEAAIWCVGNARTFNEAILKAVNLGEDTDTIAAITGAIAGMSSWLNEIPDEWLNQIIKKQEIDDLITAFYEFCTAQV, from the coding sequence ATGGTAGGTTCAAAGATGAGGGAGCGAGTATTTGCTACTTTATATGGTGGGATTGTCGGAGATCTAATGGGCGTACCTGTTGAATTTAAGAAAAGAGGAACTTTCCATGTGCAAGATGTAATAGGATACGGTACGTACAATCAACCACCTGGCACTTGGTCTGATGATACTTCTTTAACACTTTGCTTAGTCAAAAACATCATTGAAAAAGGCAATACAACTCATTTAATGGATAAGTTTGTACGATACATGGAAGAAGGCTATCTCACACCATTTGGAGAAATGTTTGATATCGGCATCACGACTGCTGAAGCCGTTTCAAACTATAAAAAAGGTGTTTTGCCTGAGCATTGTGGAAAAACGGGCGAGTTCGATAATGGCAATGGGACGCTTATGAGGATAGCACCTTTAGTATTTGTGGTAATGAATGAGTTTGATTTTAGTAAAAGAAAAGCATTGATTCAACAATATACAGAGATTACACATGCCCACCCACGTTCAATCGTGGGGTCTATTATTTATATTGAGCTATTATTAAGCTTATATCGAAATAATTCGCTAGAAGCTGCCTTAGTTGAAATATTTTCATTGCTTGAAAATCATTTGCAGGACGAACTGAAAGCAGAATTAAACACATACACAAGAATATTTCACGACAACTTTTTTAGTATTCCTGAAGATGACATTCACTCAAGTGGCTATATTGTCCATTCTCTAGAAGCTGCGATATGGTGTGTTGGTAATGCACGAACGTTTAACGAAGCGATTCTAAAAGCTGTTAATTTAGGAGAAGATACAGATACAATTGCCGCAATTACAGGTGCCATAGCGGGTATGAGTAGTTGGTTGAATGAGATTCCAGATGAATGGTTGAATCAAATTATTAAAAAACAGGAGATTGATGATTTAATCACGGCATTTTATGAATTTTGTACAGCACAGGTGTGA
- a CDS encoding SMI1/KNR4 family protein, with amino-acid sequence MLPIHNSYTAYPPATDHQILHIENRLNCQLPSAYRHVLKESNGLSFTNGVFIYGTEDILERNEIWEVAEYAKGYIAIGDDSGGMVFLMAIKAENYRVFAVDGGDMNRQHATLVTSDLCKWLQEGCQY; translated from the coding sequence ATGTTACCTATACATAATAGCTATACGGCATATCCTCCAGCAACAGATCACCAAATTTTACACATAGAAAATAGGTTGAATTGTCAACTTCCGAGTGCATATAGACATGTATTAAAGGAAAGTAACGGTTTATCGTTTACGAATGGCGTGTTCATTTATGGTACAGAGGACATTTTAGAAAGAAATGAGATTTGGGAAGTGGCGGAATATGCAAAAGGCTATATTGCCATTGGTGATGATAGTGGGGGAATGGTCTTTTTAATGGCGATAAAGGCAGAGAATTATCGTGTTTTTGCAGTAGATGGTGGTGATATGAATCGGCAACATGCTACATTGGTTACTTCTGATTTATGCAAGTGGCTACAAGAAGGGTGTCAGTATTAG
- the comX gene encoding competence pheromone ComX, giving the protein MINMIQYLEQNPTLVTLLKEKKASLIGVTALEQKAILDSFDEDVCLENGIWY; this is encoded by the coding sequence ATGATTAACATGATTCAATATTTAGAGCAAAATCCGACGCTGGTGACATTGTTAAAAGAAAAAAAAGCTTCTCTTATTGGTGTAACAGCATTAGAACAAAAGGCAATTTTGGATTCGTTTGATGAAGATGTATGTTTAGAAAATGGAATTTGGTATTGA